ATCTTCGTCCCAAACTGGAAGAAGCGTTTGCACTTAAAGATCGATTGGTCTTTCTCGATATCGTGACCGACCAAACAGAAAATGTTTATCCAATGATTGCGCAAGGCAAAGCACATAACGAAATGCATATGTCACCACACTGCGAGCCACCACAAGATCCTGAGCGGGAGCTATCGTGATGCGTCATATCATCTCAATTCTGATTGAAAATGAAGCAGGCGCATTATCGCGGGTTGCCGGATTGTTTTCAGCGCGTGGTTACAACATTGAATCGTTGACGGTTGCACCAACAGAAGATGGTTCCTTATCGCGGATGACGATAGTTACCACCGGCACAGATCGGGTTATTGAACAAATCACCAAGCAGTTAAATAAGCTGGTTGATGTGGTCAAGTTAATGGAGCTTTCCGAAGGTCCGCATATCGAGCGAGAAATGCTGCTGATTAAAGTCAAGGCAGCAACGATGGACCAACGTGAAGATGTCAAACGTCTGGCAGATATCTTTCGTGGTCGGATTATCGATGTGACTTCAGCAACTTACACGATTGAACTTACCGGATCAGGTAACAAGCTCGATTCGTTTATTGAATCATTGTCCGAACATAAGATTCTTGAAACCGTACGCAGCGGCGTTTCAGGGATCGCACGGGGCGACAGAAGTCTACACATCTGACCGACACCAATTTAAAAACCAAGGAATACAAAATGAGTTTGAATATTTACTACGATAAAGATTGTGATTTGTCGATCATTCGTGGCATGAAAGTTTTGATCATCGGTTATGGTTCACAAGGCCATGCCCATGCTTGCAACCTGAAAGATTCTGGCGTTGATGTAACTGTGGCACTGCGTGCTGGTTCATCGTCTATTGCTAAAGCCGAGGGCGCTGGTTTGAAAGTTTCTGACAACGTTTCAGAAGCAGTAAAAGGTGCAGATCTGGTGATGGTTCTGACTCCGGATGAATTCCAGTCACAACTGTACAAGCAAGAAATCGAACCAAACCTGAAACAAGGTGCGGTGCTGGCTTTCGCCCATGGCTTCGCCATTGTTTACAACCAAATCACCCCGCGTTCTGATTTGGACGTTATCATGATTGCGCCAAAAGCGCCTGGTCACACTGTACGTAGCGAATTTGTTAAAGGCGGCGGTATTCCTGACCTGATCGCTATCGAACAAGACGCGTCTGGTAAAGCAAAAGACATCGCGCTGTCATACGCCTCAGGTGTGGGTGGTGGTCGTACTGGTATCATTGAAACCACCTTCCGTGACGAAACTGAAACCGACCTGTTCGGTGAACAAGCTGTGTTGTGTGGTGGTGCGGTTGAACTGGTTAAAGCCGGTTTTGAAACGCTGACTGAAGCGGGTTATGCGCCTGAAATGGCTTACTTCGAATGCCTGCACGAACTGAAGCTGATCGTTGACCTGATGTACGAAGGCGGTATCGCCAACATGAACTACTCGATTTCGAACAATGCCGAGTATGGTGAGTACGTCACGGGCCCACGCGTTATCAACGAAGAAAGCCGTTGGGCGATGCGTGAAGCATTGAAAAACATTCAGGAAGGTAAGTACGCAAAACAGTTCATCGCTGAAGGTCAAACTGGCTACCCTGAAATGACGGCGATGCGTCGTATCAATGCGGAGCACCCGATTGAACAAACCGGTGCCAAACTGCGTGAAATGATGCCTTGGATCCAAAAAATCGTTGATAAAAATAAAAACTAAACGTTTTTTGCTCTCCCAAAAAGGCCGGTCGCGTTACGCGGTCGGCCTTTTTTGTAAGTGTTGTTTTCGCCTGTCATAATGCAAGATTAGTTTACCGGTTACGGGGAGTATTTATGGTTCAGCACAAGCAGCAAAATCGCGGTATTTATTTGTTGCCTAACCTGTTTACCACGGCAGGTTTGTTTGCTGGTTTTTATGCCATTGTCGCAGCGATGCGGGGTGATTTTGCGACCGCTTCCATTGCCATTTTTGTTGCGATGCTGATGGATGGTCTGGATGGACGCATTGCCCGATTGACTAATACGCAAAGTGCTTTTGGCGCAGAATACGACAGTCTCGCTGATATGGTAGCCTTTGGCTTGGCGCCGGCGCTGGTGATTTTCGAGTGGGCACTGTCGGCAACCGGTAAGTTTGGTTGGATGGTTGCTTTTATCTATGCGGCATGTGGTGCACTGCGTTTAGCCCGATTTAATACGCAAGCTGATCATGCAGATAAACGCTTTTTTCAGGGCTTACCCAGCCCGGCTGCGGCTGCATGTGTTGCCGGTTGGGTCTGGGTTGGTGACACTTATCAAGTCGATTTATCAGTGATTTCAACCGTCGCCGTTCCATTAACGTTTATTACTGCGATTTTAATGGTCAGTACGGTGCGCTACCACAGCTTCAAAGAGCTTGATCTGCGTGGCAGGGTGCCCTTTATGGTGATCTTGGGTTTGGTTTTGCTGTTTGCGCTGATTGCGATTGATCCGCCGCTGATATTATTTTCGGCTTTTTTACTCTACGCTGTTTCGGGGCCTGTATTGACGTTGATTTTGATTCGCAAACGTCGGCATGAGCGAACGCAATACAATCGGTAAGTGGCTTTGTATTTGTGCTTACAAAATGGTTTCTGATGAATCTGTATTATTTGCTACGTAGCGTTACTGAGGTATCTCGCTAATGACACTGACGACGTTGCAGCGTCAAGTTCTACGCGAGATGGGGATCCCTGCCTGGCAGCAACGAGGGCAGGCTGCTGCGCAGGCGATGTCGACAAAACAGCTGGTTATTCAAGCGCCTTATCTGATTTTGTTGACAACCCCGTTATCTGCTATGGCGCAACGTTTGTTGGTAAACATATTAACGGCGGTCAATATCGGTGATGCCAACACGCAAGTTGAAGTAGAACAGACATTTTCTGAGCTATCCGATCCGCAAAGTCAACTTCATCACGTGCTCTATTTTTCGGCGCAGGTGCCAGCTTCATTGTTGACTGATACCGGCAAGCTGATTCACCTGCCAGACTTGGAGCATGTCATACATCAGCCGGCCCAAAAAGCAGAAATCTGGTCGTTATTACAACCACTATGTCAGTAACATTAGATCATGGCTGAGTCACGCCAAGTGATGCTTAATACGGATTTGCCAGCTGTTATCGCGATTGAGCAAGCGGCCAATCAATTTCCCTGGAGCGCGCAGAATTTTCGAGATTGTTTGCAGTCAGGTTATCAAAACTACGTATGGCGACAGCGCGCGCAAATCGTTGGGTTTTCGATAACACAAACGGTGCTGGATGAATTACATATTTTGAATATCTGCGTTTCACCCGCGCATCAGGGTAATGGGATCGGACGCTGTCTTCTTGAAGCCATTATTGCCCAAGCTGCTGAACAATCAGCCACATTAATCGTGCTTGAGGTGCGTGCAAGTAATCAGCGGGCACAACAGCTGTATTTTTCTTGTGGATTCAACGAAATGGCTACGAGGCGAAATTATTATCCAACACAGCATGGAAGAGAAGATGCTTTATTGCTGGGATTAAGCTTATCGCTGCGTGAGGAAGGTTGGTTTAATGGGTGAAGCTATGGTGTCTAAACTTGCCTTAAATGCCGTGCTGGCTTAGACTTAGCAATTACTTTTCAAAGACTGATGGGAGTTTTTATGACTTTTGAATTGCCAGCCTTGCCTTATGCTGAAAATGCACTTGAGCCACATATTTCTGCTGAAACAATTGCATTTCATTACGGCAAACATCATCAGACTTACGTGAACAACTTGAATAACCTTGTTCCGGGCACCGAATTTGAGGGACAGACGCTGGAACAAATTATTACTAATTCGTCAGGCGGTATTTTTAATAACGCAGCACAAATCTGGAATCATACCTTTTATTGGAACTGTTTAACGCCGAATGCCGACGAAGCGCCAACAGGTTCGCTTGCTGAAGCAATTAACCAGACGTTTGGTTCGTTTGATGCCTTCAAAGAGCAGTTTACTAAGTCGGCTACAACCAATTTTGGCTCAGGCTGGACATGGTTGGTAAAAAATGCCGACGGCAACCTTGAAATTGTCAATACCAGCAATGCTGGTTGCCCACTGACCAACGGCCAAACGCCGCTCTTGACCTGCGATGTTTGGGAGCATGCTTACTATATTGATTATCGTAATGCACGACCTAAATACCTGGAAAATTTTTGGGGCCTGATTAATTGGGAGTTTGTTGCTGCAAATTATGCAGCTTAGCCAATGAATCCAGGCGCGATGAAGCGCCATCATTAATTAACGTACATACTGAATAATGGCAGTTTCTCCTGAGACTGCCATTTTTTATTTTATTACTGGCATAAATTGCCAACATCGCCATTAGAAGGATGGCAGGGAGTGCAAAGTCATGGCTGAGAGTGTCATGCCGACTTATGGTCGTTTAGAGGTTAGCTTTCAACGGGGCGAGGGGGCTTGGCTGTTTGATGCCAACGATACCCCTTATCTGGACGCGTTGAGCGGTATCGCAGTGACCAATCTGGGCCATTGTCATCCAAAGGTAACACAAGCAATTTGTGAGCAAGCAGCCACATTGATCCATACCTCAAATGTTTACCACATTGCTTTACAACAGCAGTTGGCGGATAAATTAACCCAGCTATCCGGGATGGATCAGGTTTTTTTCTGTAACTCTGGTGCGGAAGCAAACGAAGCGGCAATCAAACTGGCACGCAAATATGGTCATCAAAAAGGGATTGAGAAGCCGGTTATTATCGTTATGGATGGCAGTTTTCATGGCCGTACTATGGCGACCTTAACGGCGACGGGTAACAGCAAGGTTCAAGTTGGTTTCGAACCATTGGTGCCGGGTTTTGTGCGTGTTCCTTATAACGATCTGGACGCGTTACGAATGGCAATAAGTCACTGGCCCGAAGCGGTTGCGGTGTTGTTGGAACCGATTCAAGGAGAAGGTGGGATCAAAATTCCAGATGCTGATTATCTCCGTTTAGTACGCGAGCTCTGTACGCAACGCAAGCTGTTAATGATGCTGGATGAAGTGCAGACGGGTATTGGCAGAACAGGAAAATGGTTTGCATTTCAACATAGCGAGGAACTGCTGCCGGACGTCATGACCTTGGCTAAAGGATTGGGAAATGGCATGCCTGTTGGTGCCTGCTTGGCAGCAGGGCCGGCCCTGGGAGTATTGGAAGCGGGCAACCATGGTTCAACTTTTGGTGGAAATCCGCTTGCGGCAAGAACGGCATTAGCTGTGCTGGAAACCATTGCTTCCGAGGGGGTGTTGCACCAGGTCGAAACGCTGGCTGAACGAATGAATACTGGGTTTCAGGCCAAATTGGGCGGTGTGGATGGGGTGAAACGGATTCGCCAGAAAGGCTTCATGATTGGTATTGAGTTGGCTTATCCCTGTGCCGAACTCGTCAAGGCGGCGCTGGCAGAGCAGCTTCTTATCAACGTCACAGCGGAAAAAGTGATTCGCCTTTTGCCACCCTTGATTATCAATGAAGATCAAGCCGATTTGATTGTAAACAAAGTCAGCACGCTGGTTATTGCGTTTCTGGCTAAACAAGCTGAAGTGAGTGTTGCCTGAAATGAAACATTTTTTAACTTTGCGTGATTTGACCCCATCAGAGCTGACCCGGCTGGTCGAGCGTGCAACCGAGCTAAAAAAAATGCAACAACAGGGGGAGGTTTATGAGCCTCTGAAAAATAAAGTATTGGCGATGATTTTCGAAAAATCATCGACTCGTACCCGGGTATCGTTTGAATCTGCAATGATTCAGTTTGGGGGCGGATCGATATTTTTGTCACCTCATGACACGCAGCTGGGGCGTGGCGAGCCGGTTGAAGATTCTGCGCGTGTTATTTCCAGCATGGTTGATGTCGTGATGATTCGGACTTTTGAGCATCGTAAAGTTGAGACCTTTGCCAAATACTCCAGCGTGCCAGTCATTAATGCGTTGACCGATGAATTTCACCCATGTCAGTTATTGGCAGATATGCAAACCTATTTTGAGCAGCGTGGTGATATTCGAGGTAAAACGGTTGCCTGGGTTGGTGATGGTAATAATATGTGTCACTCCTACATTAATGCAGCGCAGCAATTTGGTTTTAAATTAAATATTGCGGCACCGGCTGGTTATGAACCGCAGCAGTCAGTGATTGACGCAGCTGATGCCGAGCTGTTTATCTGTCATGATCCCAAAGCAGCCGTCAGTAACGCGGATTTGGTTGTGACTGATGTTTGGGCCAGTATGGGCCAGGAAGAAGAGCAGCGAAAACGAGAAGCTGCTTTTGCAGACTTTCAAGTTAATTCTGCACTGATGGCCTTGGCTGACAATGATGCTTTATTTATGCATTGTCTGCCGGCTCATCGGGGTGAGGAGGTGTCAGCAGAAGTCATTGATGGACCACAAAGTGTTGTGTGGCAAGAAGCGGAAAATCGCCTGCATGCTCAAAAAGCGTTATTAGAACTATTATGCGCTTGAGGTATTGCGGCTAAGTAAATGCCTATTTAAGGCTTCTAATCTTTCGACTGTACCAATATCTGACCAAGTGCCATCGAAATACGCTCCTGTAGCCCGCTGAGTGGCAATAGCCTCTAAAAGTAAAGGTTTGAGTGGCCTTTTTCGATCATCGAGCCCCGCAAATAAGCGCGGGTGATACACCCCGATACCGCTATAGGTATATTTTTTGTCGCCCGTTAAATCAAGTAATCCAGCCTGAGTAAGTGCAAAATCGCCATCAGGATGGTGTGCTGGGTTATGGGTTAGGATCAAATGGCAGTCTTTGTTATCGGCCAGGGCATGACGGAGTTTCCTAAACGGATAATCTGTCCATATATCACCATTTACCACAAGAAACGGTGCAGAGCCTAGAATCGGTAATGCATGGATAATTCCACCTGCTGTTTCAAGTCCACCGTTATTTTCTGCCGAATAAGTCAAATTGGCATGCCATTGATGTCCATCGCCAAGCACCGCTGGAAATTGTTCTCCTAAATGCGCGTGGTTAATGACGATTTCGTTAAAACCGGCACTGACAAGTTGCTGAATAAGATGAACGATTAAGGGTTTATTGCCGGCGAGAAGTAAGGGCTTTGGCGTATGGTCAGTTAACGGCCGGAGTCGTTCGCCTCGTCCTGCAGCAAGAATCATAGCTTTCATACGCGTTGTTCTATTTTATTTTCGTCTAAAAATGCGGCCAAAGGTTGTAGTTCAGGATACCGGCTACACACCTCGGTAACATAGTTGAGTACGACTTTTAAATCATTTAGATATTGTGATTTATTATCACGATAGTGCAACCTGCAAAAGATACCTAATACCTTTAAATGTCTTTGTAATCCCATAAATTCAAATGATTTTTTAAAATTATCAAAGTCGGTAAACGTCACGTTATGATGATTGGATCGTTCATAATAATACCTAAGCCATTGGGTGATTTTATGGGCTGGCCATTGGATGTAAGCATCTTTTAACAGCGAAACCAAATCGTAGCTTGCTGGCCCCCAAACAGCATCTTGAAAATCAATAATACCGACCGAACCATCGGATAACTGCATTAAGTTACGTGAGTGATAATCTCTGTGAACAAAACATTGTGGCTCACTCAGTGCATTATCAAGCAGCAGCGGATATAGCTTTTGGAGTAACGCAGGCGGCTTGAGTTGTAAATGCCGTTCCAGAAACCACTCATCAAACAGGGTTAACTCGCGCATTAATAATGATGCGTCATAAAGCGGGATGTCTGGCGGCTGCGCAATTGCCTGCATCTGAATGATCTGGTCAATTGCTTGATGATATAGCCGATCAGCAGAATCGGCTGTCAGAATATCCAAATAGGGTGTTGTGCCAAAATCATCAAGCAATAAAAAACCTTGCTGGGCGTCTTCGGCATAAATGTGAGGTACGGGTACATCATGCCGACTTAAGAGGCGGGCTATTGTGACAAAAGGGCGTACATCCTCATGCTCTGGCGGCGCATCCATGATAATTTTACTGCCGTTTGCAACTTTTAAACGAAAATACCGTCGGAAACTTGCGTCATTTGAAGCGACAGATATTTGAAAATTATTTCCTTTGTAAAACAGTTGTAGCCATTTCAGCATCAGTTGATATCGGGTTGTATTAGACATTGTTTGTGAAACAGATAAATTTAAAAAAACTCAGTGTATAGTATCAATTAGATATAGCGATAATGACGTTATAAAATGAAAGTTTCAGTGAGTACGTAAAGTAATCGGAGTTATCAATGAAAAAAGTATCTTTTTGGCATGTCCCAATGTTGATCATGTTGCCCTTTACGGCACGTGCTGAAAATATTACCGCCCCGGCCGATATGCCTGAGGCGGCCCAATTTGCCATGACAACGCTCATAACTGAATATAATAAATGTATGATGTCATCCCGGTTAGATGTGGCTGCCAATGGTAAAGATGCGCAAAACCATGCTAACGAGATTTTGCAGTCTTGTGAAAACCATTTAGTTGAATTGCAGAACCTGCTTGATGAGCAAAATGTTAATGCATCACTTTCTTTTGGCATGATTAAAACACTACGGTCCAGAGCAGCAAGAAAGTTAATGGCACAAACGATGAACAACCTTGCTGCACAAGCAATGGCAGCTGAAAACGCCAAAAAATAATGATTGCCTAACGCAACACATCAACCCCTTCGGAAGCGAGAAAATTAACCAGTTGAATCAATGGTAACCCAATCAAGCTATTAGGGTCCTGACCATTTAATGCCTGAAAAAGACTGATTCCCAAGCCTTCGGATTTAAAGCTGCCGGCACAATCCAGCGGCTGTTCTTTTTCAATATAGCGCGTAATTTGTTGGGTGGTGAGTGAGCGAAAATGCACTTCGTAAGGTTCGACCAAGGATTGCATGGTGCCGGTTCTTGCATTAAACAATGCTAGCCCGGTTAAAAAGGTCACCATATTGCCGCTCGCTTCAGTCAACTGTTTGATGGCCTTTTCTGTAGTGCCGGGTTTGCCCATTATTTTATTATTTAAAACGGCCACCTGATCCGAGCCGATTATCAGTGAATCGGGATGACTTTCAGCAACTTTACGAGCTTTGTTTTCAGCAAGACGCAACACAAGCTGTGCTGGGGATTCGCCCAAAAGCGGGGATTCATCAATTTGCGGTGAGGCCACTTGGTAATCAAGGTGTAACTTGTCGAGTAAGGTAGCCCGATATGGGGAGCTAGAGCCAAGAATCAAGGTTTGCATAAGTTGTCAGGTAATAACCGTGGGTTCATTACGGCCCGTTAACTCGCGAATGTGAGCTAATTTGTCGGCCAGTTTAATTAAATCGGCAAGTGCGGTCTGCGTTTCAAAAGCCAGTTGCGATGAGTCATCCGCATATTGTTCCAGATATACTCGTAAGGTGGCACCATCGGTGCCAGTGCCAGAGAGGCGAAATATAATCCGCGCACCATCATCAAATCCGATACGAATGCCTTGTTTTTCTGTATCTGATTGGTCGACTGGATCATGGTAACTAAAATTATCTGCATAACGAATGGTGCGGTCACCGCATATTTTTCCAGGCAACTTAAACAAACTATCATTCAACTGAGACATCAGTTTTTCCGCTTTCTCTGTCGGAATTGCTTCATAATCATGCCGGCTGTAATAATGCCGACCGAATTCCTGCCAATGCGCTGTCATGATGGTGTCAACCGATTGCTGGCGTGCCGCGATAATATTCAACCAGCATAATACGGCCCATAAGCCGTCTTTTTCGCGAATGTGATCTGAGCCTGTGCCAAAACTTTCTTCACCACACAATGTTGCCAGCCCGGCATCGAGCAGATTGCCAAAAAATTTCCAACCGGTTGGTGTTTCGTACAACGGGATCTGATGTTTTCGGGCTACTTGATCTGGTGCCTGACTGGTTGGCATCGATCTAGCAATCCCCTTCAAACCAGACTGGTATGCCGGAATTAAATGGCTATTTGCAGCGATGATGGCAAGACTGTCGGACGGGGTAACAAAACAATGTTTACCCAGAATCATATTCCGATCGCCATCGCCATCTGATGCGCCGCCAAAGTCAGGTGCGTCCTCACCAAACATAATATTTACCAGATCTTCTGCATAGGTTAGGTTCGGGTCTGGATGACCACCAGCAAAGTCAGGGCTCGGGATGGCATTCATTACTGTGCCGGTGGGCGCCCCTAAGCGATTTTCCAGAATTTCAGTTGCGTAAGGGCCTGTGATGGCATGCATCGCGTCAAATCGCATGCGAAACTGGCCTTGCGTAAGCAGGGCACGTATTGCTGAAAAATCAAATAAAGAAGCCATTAGATCGGCGTAATCAATGACCGGGTCAATAATTTCGATTTGTAAGTTGCCGACAGTTTGCTCGCCTATAAGACCTAGTTCAATATCCGGGGTCTGTGAGATCTGGTATTGCGTTATTTCCAGACTTCTCTGGTACATTGTTTCGGTAATTTTTTCGGGGGCTGGGCCGCCATTTGCCACGTTAAACTTGATACCAAAGTCGCCATCAGCGCCAGCTGGATTATGACTTGCCGATAAGATGATGCCGCCAAAGCTATGCGTTTTACGAATAACACAGGATGCTGCTGGCGTTGACAATAAACCGTTTTGACCAATGATGAGTTTGCCAACATCATTTGCGGCAGCCATTTTGACAATAGTCTGAATCGCGGTGTCATTGTAATAACGCCCATCACCGCCAAGTATTAGGGTCTTTCCCGAAATATCGCCTAAAGCATCAAACATGGATTGGACAAAATTTTCCAGATAATGGGGCTTCTGGAATTGCCTTACTTTCTTGCGCAAGCCTGATGTACCAGGGCGCTGATCAGAAAAGGGCTGGGTTGCAACCTGAACAACTGTCATAATTTATCCCATAATAGAAAATAGTCGGACAAGCTAGCCTGACCATGCTAATGCACTATACTGACTACCGAATCCAGTCTCAACAACTCTGCATTTGTGTTAAGGGTGAGGCAATTAAATTATTCAGGAGATAAATTTGCAGCATAGGTGGTTTAACGATGAGTGGTTGTGGGCAGCGGTTTTAATTTTAATCTGTTTATGTATTTGGTTGTATATCCGGATCCGACGTCGTGATTTTTCTCCAGAACAACAAATTCAGCGAATTCTGAAGCCTTATCTGGTAGCGCAATCAAGAAAGGTACTGGTGCCAGATGGCATTGGTGGTTTAATGGAAATTGATCATCTTATTTTGCTTCGGCAAGGCTTTCTTATCTTGCAATCATTACCTTTAAATGGACATTTGTTTGGATCGGATCAGACCGCACAATGGACCCAGTTAACAGAGGGTCGTAGCTATCCTTTTACAAATCCACTGCATTATCTGCAAAATATGCAGCAATCTTTAACGGTATTGGTGCCACAGATTCCAGTCTATACGCATATCGTGTTTACCGGTCGTTGTAACTTTCCTAAAGACAAACCGGCACGAGCATCGCTGATCAATACTCTGGAAGCGGACTTATCTTCAGTATTTTCCGCCAAACCATTGCCGGAAGCCGTGTTAAATGAAGCCTGGGAAACGGTCACCGAAAGTATTAAATTGGAGTCAGTGGGGTAAAAGAAATGACGCAATCCTCAACAGCATCTGTTGCCAAACCACTGGTTGTTGCCATTTCCTCTCGTGCTTTATTTGATCTGGACGAAAGCCATCGCATCTACGAGCAGGAGGGTACCGAGGCTTACTGCCAGTATCAGATAGCGAATGAAGATAAACCCTTACCGCCAGGCGGTGCCTTCAATCTGGTTAGGAAGCTGCTTTCTTTAAACGATAACAACCCCAAAACACCGCGGGTTGAAATCATTCTGTTGTCTCGTAATAGTGCTGACACCGGGTTGCGGGTGTTTAATTCAATTCAATATCATAATTTGCGTATCAGTCGCGCTGTATTTACTTCAGGGGATAGTCCTTACCGCTATGTTTCCCCATTTAGTGCGAATCTGTTTCTGTCAACCAGCCCGGAAGATGTCAGAATGGCCCTGGATGCGGGTATTGCAGCAGCAACGATTTTTCCTTCAGATGTTGGCAATAATACGGAATTTGATGAGTTACGCATCGCCTTTGATGGCGATGCGGTTTTGTTTTCAGATGAATCAGAGCGCATTTTTAAAGAACGTGGTCTGGAAGCATTTACCCAAAATGAACAGAAAACAGCCCGCCAACCCATGACCGGCGGGCCATTCAAAGATTTCTTAATGGCTTTAAACCGCATTCAAACTGAGTATCCAGAAAACTCCGCGCCCATTCGAACGGCGCTGGTCACGGCACGGTCAGCGCCAGCGCATGAACGGGTTATTCGTACGCTGAGAGAGTGGGGGATTCGGATCGATGAAGCCATTTTTTTGGGCGGAATGGCCAAGGGACCGTTTCTTAAAGCTTTTGGTGCAGATATTTTCTTTGATGATCAGGAGCAGCATTGTGAGTCGGCAAAGGCGCACGTTGCGACAGGTCATGTACCTCATGGTATTGCTAATACTGCGCAGGCCGAGCCGCCGGAAACTAAACAGCAGTGAATTTGCTACAATTTATTTACCACTAGCATAGGCTGGTTTTAGCCGCTTTAACGGGCTATAATACGCGACTGAATTTCATTAGGGGTTACCCTAACAAGAGTTTTGCGAGAGTGGCGGAACTGGTAGACGCGCTGGATTTAGGTTCCAGTAGGGCAACCTGTGAGAGTTCGAGTCTCTCCTCTCGTACCATCATAAAGATTGTGGGGTTAAATCACCCAATATTCTGACCCCCCATATTTGAGGTAAAGAATGCAAGTAACAGTAGAAAATGTCAGCGAGCTGGGCAGAAAAATGACGATCACGGTTGAAGACGTCAATATTAAAGAAGCAGTTCAGCAGCGCTTGGCGTCAATTCGTCCAAAAGTCAAAATGGCTGGTTTCCGCCCGGGCAAAGTGCCTATGAAAATGGTGGAAAAAACACATGGTATGTCAGCACGCAGTGAAATCATTGATGAACTGGTGCAAAAAAGCATGCGTGAAGCTTTTGAGAAAGAGAAAGTCAATCCAGCGAGCACGCCACAAGTTGATAGCTTGAAGGAAGAAGACTCTTCTCTGATATATACGCTGAATTACGAAATTTTTCCGGAAGTAAAAACGGTAGAACTGAAAGGGCTTGAGCTCGACAAATCTGTTGCTGAAGTGACGGATGAAGATGTCGATAACATGCTTAACACCTTACGTGAGCAACGAGCAACCTGGGATCCGCTAAAACGCGCCGCGAAAGAAGAAGATGGCGTTACCATTGATTTTGTTGGCCGGATTGACGGTGAAGAGTTTCAAGGTGGTAAAGGTCAGGACGTGCTGGTTGTGATCGGCAACGGCAGTATGCTGCCGGAGTT
The genomic region above belongs to Methylophaga frappieri and contains:
- the ilvC gene encoding ketol-acid reductoisomerase; this encodes MNIYYDKDCDLSIIRGMKVLIIGYGSQGHAHACNLKDSGVDVTVALRAGSSSIAKAEGAGLKVSDNVSEAVKGADLVMVLTPDEFQSQLYKQEIEPNLKQGAVLAFAHGFAIVYNQITPRSDLDVIMIAPKAPGHTVRSEFVKGGGIPDLIAIEQDASGKAKDIALSYASGVGGGRTGIIETTFRDETETDLFGEQAVLCGGAVELVKAGFETLTEAGYAPEMAYFECLHELKLIVDLMYEGGIANMNYSISNNAEYGEYVTGPRVINEESRWAMREALKNIQEGKYAKQFIAEGQTGYPEMTAMRRINAEHPIEQTGAKLREMMPWIQKIVDKNKN
- the ilvN gene encoding acetolactate synthase small subunit → MRHIISILIENEAGALSRVAGLFSARGYNIESLTVAPTEDGSLSRMTIVTTGTDRVIEQITKQLNKLVDVVKLMELSEGPHIEREMLLIKVKAATMDQREDVKRLADIFRGRIIDVTSATYTIELTGSGNKLDSFIESLSEHKILETVRSGVSGIARGDRSLHI
- a CDS encoding aspartate aminotransferase family protein is translated as MAESVMPTYGRLEVSFQRGEGAWLFDANDTPYLDALSGIAVTNLGHCHPKVTQAICEQAATLIHTSNVYHIALQQQLADKLTQLSGMDQVFFCNSGAEANEAAIKLARKYGHQKGIEKPVIIVMDGSFHGRTMATLTATGNSKVQVGFEPLVPGFVRVPYNDLDALRMAISHWPEAVAVLLEPIQGEGGIKIPDADYLRLVRELCTQRKLLMMLDEVQTGIGRTGKWFAFQHSEELLPDVMTLAKGLGNGMPVGACLAAGPALGVLEAGNHGSTFGGNPLAARTALAVLETIASEGVLHQVETLAERMNTGFQAKLGGVDGVKRIRQKGFMIGIELAYPCAELVKAALAEQLLINVTAEKVIRLLPPLIINEDQADLIVNKVSTLVIAFLAKQAEVSVA
- the pssA gene encoding CDP-diacylglycerol--serine O-phosphatidyltransferase → MVQHKQQNRGIYLLPNLFTTAGLFAGFYAIVAAMRGDFATASIAIFVAMLMDGLDGRIARLTNTQSAFGAEYDSLADMVAFGLAPALVIFEWALSATGKFGWMVAFIYAACGALRLARFNTQADHADKRFFQGLPSPAAAACVAGWVWVGDTYQVDLSVISTVAVPLTFITAILMVSTVRYHSFKELDLRGRVPFMVILGLVLLFALIAIDPPLILFSAFLLYAVSGPVLTLILIRKRRHERTQYNR
- a CDS encoding DNA polymerase III subunit psi, whose protein sequence is MTLTTLQRQVLREMGIPAWQQRGQAAAQAMSTKQLVIQAPYLILLTTPLSAMAQRLLVNILTAVNIGDANTQVEVEQTFSELSDPQSQLHHVLYFSAQVPASLLTDTGKLIHLPDLEHVIHQPAQKAEIWSLLQPLCQ
- the argF gene encoding ornithine carbamoyltransferase produces the protein MKHFLTLRDLTPSELTRLVERATELKKMQQQGEVYEPLKNKVLAMIFEKSSTRTRVSFESAMIQFGGGSIFLSPHDTQLGRGEPVEDSARVISSMVDVVMIRTFEHRKVETFAKYSSVPVINALTDEFHPCQLLADMQTYFEQRGDIRGKTVAWVGDGNNMCHSYINAAQQFGFKLNIAAPAGYEPQQSVIDAADAELFICHDPKAAVSNADLVVTDVWASMGQEEEQRKREAAFADFQVNSALMALADNDALFMHCLPAHRGEEVSAEVIDGPQSVVWQEAENRLHAQKALLELLCA
- the sodB gene encoding superoxide dismutase [Fe] — encoded protein: MTFELPALPYAENALEPHISAETIAFHYGKHHQTYVNNLNNLVPGTEFEGQTLEQIITNSSGGIFNNAAQIWNHTFYWNCLTPNADEAPTGSLAEAINQTFGSFDAFKEQFTKSATTNFGSGWTWLVKNADGNLEIVNTSNAGCPLTNGQTPLLTCDVWEHAYYIDYRNARPKYLENFWGLINWEFVAANYAA
- the rimI gene encoding ribosomal protein S18-alanine N-acetyltransferase yields the protein MAESRQVMLNTDLPAVIAIEQAANQFPWSAQNFRDCLQSGYQNYVWRQRAQIVGFSITQTVLDELHILNICVSPAHQGNGIGRCLLEAIIAQAAEQSATLIVLEVRASNQRAQQLYFSCGFNEMATRRNYYPTQHGREDALLLGLSLSLREEGWFNG